The Salvia miltiorrhiza cultivar Shanhuang (shh) chromosome 2, IMPLAD_Smil_shh, whole genome shotgun sequence DNA window TAGTTTTTTAAAACATTGGCTGGATATCTTCATGAAGAAACAGAACTTGGTTTCATTATGAACTAGAATAAGTACTTCAAGTTCAAGATAACATGAAGATCTTCCTTCCAGTGAGCTGAATGCAATATTAATTGATTAACATTTCGGTGCTTATGCTGTTGGAAGGTGGGGGCTGACTTAGGTAATGACACCACATACAAATTCTTCTAtaataaagagaagaaaaaagagaaCACAGGGAAGGAAGACAGTGCTACAACAAATAGCACCGAATGAATCCTGCAACTATCAAACAAGAAACGAGTCAAGAGAGAAGAACGTGGAGAAGAATAAATAGGGATTGTCTCTCAAACTGTTCAAGCATTTTTACACCAGTAGTATTAATTCTGGAAGATAATCCATTCTAGTGATATATAAGACTTGAACTAACACAAAAAAGAATTAAACAATCTAAAGCAAATAAAATCCTAATGGCACCTATTAATGTATAGTAGCTTCAGGTCAATATATGCACAAGCATATGCTTGTTTTGACATTTAAAAATAGCAACCAAAGAATGTAAACCGGAAGGATCATTGTGGTTCAAACTAAGTCTGATTAAAGTTGTTAAAGTCTGTGCAATAACATATCTTCACATGCCTTCTATCTATTCAAGTGTTGAATCCTTTAAACTCTTTAAGTGGTGAAGGGATTAATACACTCTTTGCCGTTATTTCCATGCTTGGTGGTGCAGTTTGGTATGCTTTATTTAATCTTCAAATAAATTCTCACATTGTTATGCAGATTTCCTCCAGAACCAATTACAATTTCAGTGATAATATGGCTTCTGAGGCTGcctaaatattactccctccgtccctcaaacatcttcctctctttctattttggttcgtctccaaaacatcttcctaacctatttttggaaataattacACTCACTATTACTCTTGCaatcttcactttttgtgggacccattctccactcatcaaatacacaactaacttttattaaaacccgtgccaccctcccttaggaagatgtttgggggacggagggagtagttctCATCCAATATGATCAAGATTAGTTaagtaaaaaaattatctcaATTGAGTACAGAAAGCTACCTTCTCTTTTGCCCATCCAAAAGCATAGTTATAGATCTCCCGGAATTTTTCTggcaaaattaattataattgtttaGCAACAGAAAAGCCGATAGACGAAGTACTGATATTaaacttttttaaaaatcaaaatcaatcaTTTCTTCAATCTTTTAGCATGAAAACACGTTCTACATTGTGAAATTTATTTTTGCCGTAATTTTGCTTTTTAAAGATTAGAGAACAAGTCGTGGCATAAAACATATAGCATTCAATATTAATGAGAAAAAGGATTTTATGAAGCCATCAAAAGAAACAGTGAATTGGATAAACATATAATTTTCTAGACTAGTGATAAGACAACAATACATACGTTCATCTTTCAGTTCAGAACGCATAAATGGTATCCTTTCTCTAAACTTCTCCAGCGAATCAATCCTGTGAAAGACCATCAGCACAGAATGTTCAATCAGGGAAAggaaaatagataaatataagAAGCTTTGGAAAGACTTTTACTATACTCACCCCAGAGACTGTAATCCAGTGATGAACTCTTGCTTTGAAAATTCACACATGGTAGCAGCCTTCATATGCCATGAGACCACCAACTATATGGTATAGCATATTGAAATATAAATAGGAAAAAATCTGATCCTGATATAAAACTGACATTTTTTACCAAATGCTTATGTGCATATCTTTTTGGTTACATAACCAGCCAGAATTTTCATTACCAGTCCCATTAACTAATGGAAGAATATTACAATAACACTTATATTAATAGTATCTGGCCACCTGATCGGCTTACCTTAATGAATGCTTTTCCAAGTCAACCAATGTCTTATTAACTTATGGGAATGCAACCAAGTCATTGAGATATGTGTAAATCCCCACACCTAAGATTTCGAAATTTTACTTGATAAGAACTCACTCAACTGAGAATATTAATCAGCATGTATCAGCTCCAGATTATTTTTGGTGATTGTCACTACAGAATACTGATATCCTTCGCCGACAATTCATAGAAAAGCACCCATGCACCCACATAATCAATGGAAAAGGACACAAAAGTAAAAGGAACTTGGAAGAAATACATGCATACAACCCCCACCCCCAAGAAATACATGCATACAACCCCCATCCccagacacacacacacgcacacacaaaGGAAGAAGGAACTTCTGGTGTCACTAAACATATCCGATACAACTACCCTAACCCTGATATTTGAAACCCtccaatattaatatattagaAATTTTACGCTCAGAATAATATCCTGTGCATAAAAAAATAGACCAGAAGGAATTATAATACAATAATAGTAGCTAACACTCACAACCCATCAACCATATCAGTAGACATATGTCTCTGATGGAAAAACATTTTTACTGTTTAATATTATCATCGAAGGACTGACCAAGCAATTTGGTGTTTACTTTGTTAAAAAATGAGTTCCATTGTTCTTTTGGAGGTGGGGAGGGAGGAGGGCTAATTGGTACTAATGATGGACAAAGAAGAACAAAACCAAAAGCAACCAACTAATGTTTCAGTCATTAGATAAAAGATGGAGTAGTTTGCTTCACAAAAAGGATCCTAACCTAAGCAATctacaaaattaagaaattaaagaaatgtAGATGCTTAAGTTCAGCTGTAACTTACCATGACAATATCTTGGGGATCAACCTAGCAAAAGAAAAGCATTTTGCATGTTACTGGTGTATCTACACTCGGTTAAAGATATAGAAAAATAGACAGGTAAAGGGGGTTTTGACAAATTCCATATAATGTAAGCAATGTCAATAATGCATAAGGATCTTCTTCTCCAAACATTATAAAATAACGGGCAGGTGTGCCCATGAGGTAATTGCTAAATCTACCTGAAGGTCATTGCATAGGAGGGTAATTCCATCAACCAAAATCATATCAGCATAGGGATCTGAAAAATAAGACAACTTGTTGTAATATATTTGACAGGCAAGGATCTAGAAGGAAAAAATGTTCAGACAACCAACTGAACAGCAATGGAACATTTGCAATCAAAATAAACTGTCATTATGTActccatttctttttctttttctttggtgaggggtggggggggggggaaggggGGGAGGTGCAGAAACAATCTATTTGCATTTACCTTGGCTCATTATATCGCATAACAAGCAAGGCTCAAAAACATCTGACTATGTGGAAATATTGGTATctgattttgagaaaatattggTGGTCGGTATATCAATATATGTTAAATTTCAGCGGATGGCCAGAATTTTATTTCGTAAACCCAATTTTTATGTTCTAGCTTATGATATTTTCATAACTTTCGAAACATAAGTAGCAAGGAAATTTTGCAAGCTTCCAGATGGACCAGATCCTTTAAACCTTGGTTACAAACCACCGAGGTATGGAATCAATTTGGATGCAGATATTGCACAATATCTACTGATTGCTCCAAGATAAGGAGTGCTGAATGCTTAGATAGTAAACTAGCATTAACCATGGGCTCAACACATCGAAGTACAAAACACAGCACTAGGGCATGGAGTCACCTTCAGTATAACAATCTGACAATATTTCTTATTAACTTCAACAAATTCTTCTCTTTCCCAGGCATATGCCGCAAGGCCAAATCATATTAAAAACCTTTCCCCAACGGTTCTTTTCCGTCTAAATGTAATTTGAATTTAGTAGATGTTGAGAATCTCGCCATCCATCGGATAAAATAGAACAACCCTTTATTGTACATTCTTTCTTGTACTCCAACATTTGGGTGTTAGTGGCATCCACTTCCTTCTTTAGAAGTGGAACTCTTAGCTCATACATACTTGGAGGGACcattataattataactattaGAAAAGGAACTCCGTTAATGCTACATTTGAACTATCGGAAGCCATTATAACTAAAAATCTGAAATATAAATAAAGTAATATATAAGAATTTATCACACTTTATTTTTTGAGTTAAATTCTTAAGTAAGAGAGCTGATTCAGCTGAAATTAATATGAAGTTAATTAAAGAGTTAATTAAAAAGAGGTTGAAAAACAATTGGAGAAATTAAAGAGTTAATCAAAATAAAGTTAATATGAGGCAgctgaaaaaagagaaaaaaaaattgaagagtGAAGACTGAGCGGCAATCCCAGCGGGCTGCTGGCGGCAAGCAGCGCGGGGGTGGGGGGAGGAAGGGAAGGTTTAGGGCTGTGCAACGTGTGTTCTGTTCTAAAAGAGGGTTTTAAAtcttttaaaaattcaaaacccTAGATGGTCCGAAGGCGCGCGCCTCCGCGCTTCTGAGCCTAGGCCCGCCTTACGTAGGTGAGCTCACCTGTGACTAAAAAAAGCCCTAATGGTGCACCACGCCTGAGTGCCGCGCCTAGGCGTGCCTTTTAAAACCAAGGTTGAGATATGGGGACCTTGTGATGCTCATAGCCTGATAGACACTCCCTATTTTCTCACTTCGGTAGATGACTTTTGTTGAGGGATACAAGTATTTTTAATGGTCACAAGGATCAAACATTACATGTTCTTAAACAATTTGTTCGAATGGTTCAAACACAATTTGGTACTAGGCATGAACTGTACATATAGATTATATGGTAGAGTTTCTGTAATGGAATGTCAATCATCCTTGCGGTGTGAGGGAGTCCTCCATAACCACCCTTGTGTTCATACACCTCAGCAAAAGGTGTAGTCGAAATGATACACGGACATGTCCTTCCAGTTGTACAGATTATGGTGTTTCAGTCCTGCCTTCCCTTGGAATTATGGACCTTTGCCTACCCCTTCTTTGATGTGGCCAATAACGCCAAGTTTGTGGCCATGCTCATAAATGTGCGCTCTTAGGTTATGAACCGGGGATTCTTGGGTATAAACTATATGACATGGATAATCATGTCCAAGTCTGAGTAGTATGGCACGGCTAGAGGTTTGGGATCATGGCTTTGATACCAATTGTCCGCATCGGCATGACATGGCTACATGATCATGCTAAGTCGACTGGCAGTGTTGCTTGCCCCAATGGAGATTATATGAATACTTCAATGCCCAACACAGGACTTGATTGATAAtcataacaacaacaacaatctCCACACACCTTAAAACATCCATTTCAACAATTACTAGGAACTTATTGCCATATAATATGGCATACTAGCTCCAAAGTTCTACCTCAAGATTCCAGTTGGAAATACAGTAGCATTTTCCCAGAGGATCAGCGCATAAACAGGGGAGGGGGAAATAGAAAGACAAATATGTACTCTCGTTGATAATATATTCACAAAATCAAGAGTAACCACTGCCTCTTGATAAAACATACAAATAATGTAAAGGCATGGAGTTCTGCATTTGCTGTTTCAATTAAGACAAGGTCCACTTAGCCCCTTATACTATTTCGACGCTCATGCTATTTTTTGTCTCATGCAGCCTTTAACATTAAGCCAAATGACATTGATTTCAACTTGCCTAAGTTATCTCCAACTATTACAGGCAAGAAACCAACTAGTTTCTACAAAACGGCTGCCTGGTTTAACGCAGTTGCATTTGTCAAGAACCTTGCACAAACTGTCATTTGATTCTGAGACCTTTGTTGTACTGAATCTTCCACAAAAAGTGGAGTTTGTTAGGACACAAGTGTCGTAGTTTTCAAGACAGAAAGATGAAAACGATTACACAAAGTTGCAGGTGCAGATTCATGGAGCATATAAGAGAAGTTATGAAGCAATCTTTAACAAGTTCTAAATCCATCTATCCTGATTACTACAAAAATGTTAGTTGGATAAAGAATGGCATTTAGGCCCCCTTTTCGTACGAAAAATCAATGAAGCTGAAAAAAAATAACCAAGAGAAATCAGGAAAGGACAAACATGATTGCGTGCAATGCCTCGATTCAAAGAGGCCTAATTCAGTTGTGTATGTTTTTGGAAGCATGGTTTCCTTTACACCGCGCAAAACTGCAGCCGGGGTCGAGGTGTGAGACAAGGATTTCTTTTGAGTTGTGAGGAGAGGGACAAtctaaaaagaaaatgaaaactGCATGTCTCATACATTTTAAGGAAgaatgagagagaaaagataAACCCTCCTGTGTTAGAACAAGATCAGATAAAGGAGATAGAAATGGAGCTAATTTAAgctttttatattattcttgaattttttaaattgcTACTCAAAACTGTCAGCAAAAGTGTGTGCAAGTGTGTGAGAAGATCCGAGTGATTATGAAAATGTATGTTCATGTGTATTAGCTAATGGAAATAGTAACACTTAGTGAAGAGATGTTAACAGCGACAGTCCAATCAAGAGGCTAGATGAGCCAATTTAGAAAGTTAAAACAGTATACGTGCACCCCATGAAATACTATAGGGGCTAAAAGGACCTTGTCCAAATTATATTTCATCATCAAGAGACAGCTTGAAAAATGAAGATGTTGGACACAAATAATGAAAACAAAATGCAGTGATACAATATAATAAAGTAATAGATTACCTTTGTATCTATTGTAGAGCTCCTCTAAATGCCTAGTGTCAGCAACAGACTTTACGTGGGAATGGCTATAGAATATGTCGAACGCTCCTTCAAATTGCCAATCACTAGCCTTCAATGCTTGGACAGCAACTTTTTCACTgcataaaaatatattagtCAAACTGCAGGATTGTTATATACAAATTAAAGTACATAGAATACAACACTACAAGGACCAAGAAGTCAAAACCAAAGGATGAATTTAGTTAAAGTTTGGTCGGGTCCTACCATCTAGTCATTGCCACATAAGAAAGGggatgtaaattaaattacacTTCTCCCAAGATGGTATCAAAGGATAGagaatattttttgtaaatgatTTATCCCAAACATGAGATGGATATTCCAATACTAATGCACCAATAACTAAAGTAAATAATCAGTAAAGAAAGATATGTTATATTTGCATAAAGCAAAAAAAGAAATCCACCTCTATAGTGGTGCAATTTGATAAATAGTTAGCcttaatttaaatcataaaggTCCAGAACGGCACAAAACCTCATCGAAACTACAAAGTACCCTAGCACTCCCCAAGGCccaaacaaataaacaaaataaaataaaatgaaccaCGTAAGCACAATGGGAAATCTGCATGAAGAAGAGCATATGTAACAAACACAAAATTCATCAAAGAAAAAAGTTGGACAAGAATTCAAGTCCAAAATCGAGTAATTCAGGTACCTCGCCCCAGTAATAGACATGAACTGTTGTACTTTGTCCCGCTGCCCTCTGCCCAGCTTGTTCTGTCAAGAAATAACCTTTCAGCAAGCAATAGTGCACAAACCAAAATAAAAGCTAGCAAGTTGGTTAATTTTAACAAATAACTAAGGAATTTTAACTGGACCAAATCAATACAGTTAGCATCAATAACACTTCGAACACAAATTACGGCTTATATAGTGGTTGAAATACAAAGAAGTGATGTAATAAGCATATCAAGCTGAAGATTTTGAAGCTTTAACATAAATTGAGCAATAACCGGTAACATCCACCAAATAGATTGAAAAATAAAGCACCGACCATCTTGAGAGGCGCAGAGAAACCCTAATTGTCGAGATTTGATGCAATTAGCAAAGGCTGTGACCGGAACACGCGAAGACGAGCTAGGGTTACAATTAATCGGAAGAATTTCTCACTCCAAGCCGCCCACAGTATTCCTATTGTCTCTTTTTTTACTATAAATCTATGTTTTCTTCCTTTTGGTAGACGGATTCCTTCTCTAGTGTATCTTCAGTCTTCGCTCAGAACCAAATCAGCACCACCACCAGTGGAAGGCTCGCGCTTGGTAGGCCCCTCACAAGAGTAGATCATTGATCACTTTTGAATATATACTTTCTAGATGGAAAATTCACGGAATTATTAATtactaatattaataaattattaaatacatATTATTAAAGAAATTATTCactgaaaaataatttaaaaataatatttttaatttttaattatgttcttcactatatacaatataattattttcaaatatatataaatttatacatatatatagagagaggttcaaatgagaactgagatttaaaataagaacggagaaccatacTCAATTCTTGTATCTCAATGGCGTGGGACCTCAGTAGACTCGCCTTCTCAAAGGACTTCAGTTCCTGGGTGGCTACCAGGTTCAGTGCTTGAGCTAGAGTTGATCGAGGAGAGACAGCAGGAGCAGAGCGGTCGAGTTTCAGTTTCTTCCTCGGCTGGGGACCCTCTGCATCAGTGTGTGGCCTCTTTGTAGAAGCAGTCTGGTGTTCATTGGATACAGATTGATATGGTTGGATTGCTTTCCCTTTGCCTTCTGGATTTATGAGGTGCATCAACGATTAACACGAATGAGAACTCTAGACCTTTTTCCATGTATCATTCctcctttttggcatcatcaggGAGTGACTCCACTTTCTCTTTGAAGGCATAAAAACTACGTTGATCATGGTCTGGATGTCAAGCTTGGAGATGATGTCAGCGCGAAGATCTTTGATTTGATCCAGTATATTGTAGTACATTTGTTTCGCATGAGCATCAGACAGTTGGCGCTCCAATTCGAAAATCTCAATTTTCTTCTTCAGAGCTACAAAGCCAACAATTGAGGGAGCTATTTTTTATGCGTGGTCGAAAAATGTTGACTTCAGTACGTTGAAGCTTTTGTTGAAGGTGGTCCTGTTGAGGACCTGATCTTCATGCATGTCCTTCACTTGCTGCTCTAGAGCATTAAGTTTGCGCACCTGTTCCAGGGCATAAAGATGGCTACCACTCACTCTGTGTTTGAGATCTTGCATCTCATTCTGCTGCATTTCAACCAGCCTTCCAAGTTGTTCCATTTTGTTCTCAGCAGTTCCTGTGATAGTTAGAGTGATGGGGCCTCTAGGTTGTAGCTTTAAGTACTCAAGTTCTTCTTTGAGATCGGGATCCGAATTTGTTTCAGCAAGTGATTCAATGTCGATCTCTTTGACGTCATCTTCTTCTTATTCCTCAGCAGCAGGTGAATCTCCTTCTTCAAGAGCCTCTTCGTGTTGTACTTCAACTGTTGGATCAGCCTCTTGGGCTTCAGCAACCGGAGCATCAGTTTCCAGCCTTACGGCTTTAGTGACCGGTTCTTGGGTTGCAGCCtctattccttcgttggtcggTACCTTAGCTTCCGATTCATGGACCTCAGTGAGCCGAGGAGAAATGATAAAGGCATTTGCTGCCGCCTTAGCAGTGGCGCTCATTGTTCTCATAGCATCCTCGAGGTCCTTCTCCGTTGGTAAAGGAGACCTCGACGCATCAGTATGTATTGACTCAGCAATACCTTCAAGAATATGAGAGAGTGGTTGCTGGACTGAAGATGGAATGTCTTCAGTCTGTGGCTTCCTTGCCACGTTCTCTTCTGTATGGTCCTTGGTGGCCTACTTTTCAGTCGCAGCAGCCTCAGTTTGTTGCTCTGGTTCCTAAGTTTCAGTTTCCTGGGTCTGAATTACAGGGACTTTAGTTTCTTGAGTTTTAAGGATTGGGTCATCTATCTGCATGTCAGCCTCGGCATGATCCTTGGTGCCAAAGGGACCAACGTCTTGTCCGGTCAAGTCCCTGCGAATCATAAGACCCTTAAACTTAAGGTAATCTCGCACTACCTTCTCAAAATCATGTATGACAACCCACATGTTGGATATATCGAATTTATTATACAACTCTACCTCTTCGGAGGCTAAACTGATCACAGAGTCCACGACATATAGGTCATGGATCTACATCCAGGGAGCAGTTTTGAGATAGGAATGGTAGAGAAGGCGGACTACATCGTGGTATGCCTCATGAAAATCCTCAAGGCCTGAAAATTTGGCCTTAATGTAAGAATGAGCTCGCTCAAGGAGAGATTGCTTAAAGAGTGCAATATCTCTATGTAAAACCTCCGAAGGTTGGAGGGTATGGGTGAGTTGAATATCTGAGTCTAGAGTGCCAGACTCTGGGATTGTTTGAAGAATGGATTATTCAAAGGCAATGTTAGGAATGATTTGAGAGagagtgatgaggagtaatgcGTGTGTCTAAAGCGCAGCAAATAGCCATGGTCAGAGTTGAACCCGATCAAAGGAGAATCACCTCAAACAACATTCCCCGAAGAGCTGCCATCCAGGGAAAGCTTATGCCAGCTTTCAATGATTTTTCTACTAAGTGAGCGGTCAGCGCTGCCGGACTGACTGCACTGGAGCATGTCAGCGCTGCATGACAGACAAAAGTCGACAAGCTACTGACATATCCGACGGCTACCTAAACGAAGCCTTTTCTCTAACTAACCTAGTGATCGTATAAGAATCTGGAATGACTTCTTTACCCCTCTTGTATCTCTCTATAAATAGTAGTCTCATATCTTATTGTAAGGTTACGcaatacaaaacataacaccttttctcttttcttctatGTCTTAGCTTAAGCTTTCCAACGATCGTTACCAACAGGTGAAACACCCCTCTTCTAACACTACAATGCAATTAATGAACTTATCAACTAGCATCGTCTGTGAGAAATTCGGATCGAGTCTATGACGTGAGAAGGGTCTCTGGTTGACACTGCTCCCTTAGATTATTTAGCAAAGTCACAAATCTTTGTTATGTGATCTCGGGTAGAAGAGCACACATGGCTACTAGATTATTTATTTACGTGAAAATGCTGGGATTATTATTGTGCTTTTGCTGTTGTGATTTTGTTACTATAACCCTACTTGATTACGTTTCTTCACTTGTGTTGGGGTATATTTACAGGTTATATGCATGCTTATTAACATGAATAACTGCGAGTGGATTTAGTGTGATAGTACATGTTTTTTTCATGTTCTTATCTTGTTAACAAGTAACCCAGTATCTCATCGCTTTATTTGCGGTCGAGGTCTGGTTATTCTTCTAGGTTTTCTCGAATTTTCATGGCTGCGTTATTATTATGGGAATTCTCAGAGCTGGTCTTCTCATTGGATTTCCTTGTGAAACTCTTTGGCCTTGAGTTGATTACTTAATGATATTTATGGAGCTCTGGTAATTTCTGAACAGGTCATGGAAAATACCAACGTCACCAAAAATCTGATGTGGGAATTCACCAGGGAAGGGGGAGATCCCCCCACTGCTGCCACTCTAACCAACGAGGGACTCTACGTTGGTGATACCACACCTACTCGTCCTGCCAGGCCGGTAATCTCAGGGCCGAATGCCACTTCTGTTGCACAAGGACCAATCTCACAGGGAACAAGGCTGATAAATGTCACCATGACTGAGCAGATGCTATCTTTGCTTAATTACGCGTGCATGAGATAAATGATGGGAGTCCCCTTCACTCATTTGAATCTGGGCATGTCGGTAACTGCAGAACTGGGGATTACAGGGCTGTCACAGCCATCTCGTACCACTTCGGAGATTATGCCAGCTGACAATCCTCCAGCTCGGCTAAAAAGCACTATTGTCAATGCCCAAGAAGGAGCTAAAGCAACCAGGGGAAACAGAGCAGGGAACTCGCGCCTTCCAGGGCCCTTGTACCTGGGCGACATGGACTTCATCGAAGACGTTGAGGAGATATCTAGTCAAACCAGGACTATCATAAATCGTCGTGAAAAGACGAAAGAGCCGAAAGATCCAGCACTGCTACAAAAGAGGGTTTCTGTCATCCAGCGACACCTTCAAGAGTTGGAGGAAGTGATTGGGGAAAAAGAAAGGGAGAAGAGTAGAGCTGCCTCAAAGAAGAAAAGACCACATAAGGAATctatgaaggaatattaaattgaattaacgttccgtttgcccgatgatcgtttcttggattattattaatttatcatacaacgattaatcttaaacatgctcctatgaatttaacagctgcacataggtgttaggaattacttacttgagaagcggatgcagaggtcgttgatgatcgtatcgaaagactccagttctgatcttctgaactgtatcccgctcagctttcaccgttggatggacaacgaactatgaaagtcccaagctagaaatctcctacacgtttcctgcgcctcccacagctctcaaaaccctaattttatcagtgtgtatttcctgagagctgacaactgtatttaaagaagaaaatacagagagagggggcgccagtaatgagtgttgggcgatttctagcccttcttgggctaggagacattgggccagtccagggaccagatacaaggaataaagatgggcctcaaataaattaatttatccatggtcagcccagaccataattaatttataaatatcagttcattccactagagaaccaatattgacttacccctttattgtcggtgttgagtcggggcttgtatttagacttattaaatcctcgtatttaaaatatccaacatccattaattaattagagctctgacagcttaaattaattaatctctttgtaatccttaagcagtaccactcaaaccttattatt harbors:
- the LOC131011320 gene encoding uncharacterized protein LOC131011320, which produces MNKLGRGQRDKVQQFMSITGASEKVAVQALKASDWQFEGAFDIFYSHSHVKSVADTRHLEELYNRYKDPYADMILVDGITLLCNDLQVDPQDIVMLVVSWHMKAATMCEFSKQEFITGLQSLGIDSLEKFRERIPFMRSELKDEQKFREIYNYAFGWAKEKGQKSLALDTAIGMWQLLFAEKQWPLVDHWCQFLQARHNKAISRDTWSQLLEFARIVDPALSNYDPEGAWPYLIDEFVDYLTEYGIIQKGKLSDWSYKL